One stretch of Micromonospora echinospora DNA includes these proteins:
- a CDS encoding MHYT domain-containing protein, with product MGEINHFEYGWITPALSYALSVLGSALGLVCAGRIRTATSGGQRVWWGLLAAWALGGTAIWAMHFMAMLGFAVAGTRIRYDVPLTAASTAIAVAAVGIGLAIVGTGRLTVPRLLAGGFFTGGGVAAMHYTGMAAMRLDGSLGYDPLRVTLSVVIAVVAATVALWLATTVRRALAIGASALVMGVAVNGMHFTGMSALSVHLHESRGPASGTEVSGLLVPIVLAVIFGVVGLVYALLAAPSDDDRAGAAYVSSRLGEAPQTVAAEPAPDPVGLRARSTLAQPGAQFPSRRNTDRRP from the coding sequence GTGGGCGAGATCAATCACTTTGAGTACGGGTGGATCACACCCGCGCTCAGCTACGCGTTGTCAGTGCTCGGCTCGGCGCTCGGGCTGGTGTGCGCCGGACGGATCCGGACCGCCACGAGCGGCGGCCAGCGCGTCTGGTGGGGCCTGCTCGCCGCGTGGGCGCTGGGCGGCACCGCCATCTGGGCGATGCACTTCATGGCGATGCTCGGGTTCGCCGTCGCCGGCACCCGCATCCGCTACGACGTGCCGCTGACGGCGGCCAGCACCGCGATCGCGGTGGCGGCGGTCGGCATCGGGCTGGCGATCGTGGGCACCGGCCGGCTCACCGTGCCCCGGCTGCTGGCCGGCGGGTTCTTCACCGGCGGCGGCGTGGCCGCCATGCACTACACCGGCATGGCCGCGATGCGCCTGGACGGCTCGCTCGGCTACGACCCGCTGCGGGTGACGCTGTCGGTGGTCATCGCGGTCGTGGCGGCCACGGTGGCGCTCTGGCTGGCGACGACCGTCCGGCGGGCGCTCGCCATCGGCGCGTCGGCGCTGGTCATGGGCGTCGCGGTCAACGGCATGCACTTCACCGGCATGAGCGCGCTGTCGGTGCACCTGCACGAGAGCCGCGGCCCGGCGTCCGGCACCGAGGTGAGCGGACTGCTGGTGCCGATCGTGCTGGCCGTGATCTTCGGCGTGGTGGGGCTCGTCTACGCGCTGCTCGCCGCGCCGTCGGACGACGACCGGGCCGGGGCCGCGTACGTCAGCTCGCGGCTCGGTGAGGCGCCGCAGACAGTCGCCGCCGAGCCCGCGCCGGACCCGGTCGGCCTGCGTGCCCGGTCGACGCTGGCGCAGCCCGGTGCCCAGTTCCCGTCCCGCCGCAACACCGACCGCCGCCCGTGA